The genomic region AGGACAGCCCCAAAATCGCTCAGGCCGCCGACCTGTGCGCGGAAGCCTTGGCTTCGGGGAAAAAAGTGTACTACAATACCACCGGCCATAACGAGCCTCAGTGCATCTGGGAAAAACGTGCGGGTAAACCTACTTTCCTGAATCCCATCTACGGGAACGTTGATTACAATATATTCCAGGCGGGGGATGTATTCATCACCGAGCGCACCAATTTCTGCGCCCCGGCGAAAGAAAAAGGGGTAAAGGTCATCGGCATTCTCATGCCCTTCCAGCCCCAGAAAAAACAGGGGCAGGGCATCGTCAGCATCGATTACCAGGGTCCCTGGATGGAAGAAATCTGCGATGTCTGCATCTGGGACCGCGTTCCCTACACCATCGGAACTATGTCCTTCGAGCAGCTTCCTTTCAAAGCGGTTCCGGCCCACGGCGCCATGGACGGCATCATCCTGAATCTTATCCTGGCCGCAACCATCGCCCGTCTGGTGAAAAAAGGTATTCCGGTGGAAGCGACGGGGGTGTGATTAAATATCATATCCCCTCACTCTCCCCTGAAAATCTTGTCCATGCATTCTGAAACTCCGGTAAGATATGTTTCGTCGCCTCCGGAGAGTTCCGCGTTGACCCAGCCGGAATACCCGATGTCCTCGAAGGCTCGTCTCACTGCCCGCCAGTCTATGTTGCCTTCGCAAAGGCCGACGAACTCGCGTTTTTTCTCGTCGAAGCCCTTGACATGGACGCGAACGATCCGCTTTCCGAGCGTCCGAATCCAGTCCTGCGGGACGCCGTACAGGACAATGTTCCCGACATCGAAATAGGCTTTGAGGTGAGGACTTGCGAACTCATCCACATATTGGGTGAACTCGAGCGGGCTGAGGAGAAATTTGTTCCAGACATTCTCCACTGCGATGATCACATTCAGCTCC from Candidatus Latescibacter sp. harbors:
- a CDS encoding TIM barrel protein, which translates into the protein ELNVIIAVENVWNKFLLSPLEFTQYVDEFASPHLKAYFDVGNIVLYGVPQDWIRTLGKRIVRVHVKGFDEKKREFVGLCEGNIDWRAVRRAFEDIGYSGWVNAELSGGDETYLTGVSECMDKIFRGE